One genomic segment of Hydrocarboniclastica marina includes these proteins:
- a CDS encoding c-type cytochrome, with the protein MKYLKALIYAGVAFVLMGLAFAWTGIYNIAADEPHTAPVYLLLQMSRNQSIQRRANDIEVPDGIAQKKRLTDGALLYAGHCEQCHLGPGLSSNGLQQGLNPSPPRLDAEQHNRSLQEQFWIVKHGIKMTGMPAWGETFPDDALWAIVAFADQLPRMTAETYQRLTLPADERP; encoded by the coding sequence ATGAAGTACCTCAAGGCTTTGATATACGCAGGCGTAGCCTTTGTGCTGATGGGCCTCGCTTTTGCCTGGACCGGCATTTACAACATCGCCGCAGACGAGCCGCATACGGCACCGGTTTATCTTCTGCTGCAGATGTCCCGAAACCAGTCGATACAGCGGCGAGCAAATGACATTGAGGTGCCGGACGGCATCGCACAGAAGAAGCGCCTCACGGACGGAGCGCTCCTCTACGCTGGCCATTGTGAGCAATGCCACCTTGGGCCCGGGCTGAGCAGCAACGGGCTCCAGCAGGGACTGAACCCCTCGCCGCCCCGTCTGGACGCTGAACAACACAATCGGTCACTGCAGGAGCAGTTCTGGATTGTGAAGCACGGGATAAAAATGACCGGCATGCCGGCCTGGGGAGAGACGTTCCCCGATGACGCACTCTGGGCCATCGTGGCGTTTGCCGACCAGTTACCCCGAATGACCGCAGAAACCTATCAGCGGCTGACCCTACCGGCCGACGAGAGACCTTAG